A genomic segment from Bacteroidota bacterium encodes:
- the dnaE gene encoding DNA polymerase III subunit alpha — MDFSHLHVHTQFSLLDGAADISKLFKKAKADGMKAMAITDHGNMFGVFKFVAEAGKHGVKPIVGCEFYVVEDRHKKQFTKEARDVRYHQLFLAKNAEGYQNLSRLCSLGYIEGLYSKWPRIDKELILKYHKGLIATTCCLGAEVPRTIMQKGEEEGEKVFKWWLDLFGEDYYIELQRHEIDDQNTVNEVLLRWAVKYNVKVIASNDSHYVDQQDYNAHDILLCVNTGDMQSTPKATDEEGGKGYRFGFPNDQFYFKSTAEMSALFHDVPQAIDNTNEIVDKIDTLKLKRDILVPHFPIPQGFIDADDYLRHLTFEGAHKRYSELTADIEERLNFELHTIKTMGFPGYFLIVADFIKAGRDLGVLIGPGRGSAAGSAVAYCIGITNIDPIKYKLLFERFLNPERKSMPDIDTDFDDIGRQKVLDYVIDKYGKNQVAQIINYGTMAAKSAIKDVARVMDLHLSESVKLTQLVPDRPGTTLEEAFKTVPELEAIRNGDDLRAQVLKEAIKLEGSVRNTGIHASAVIIAPDDLLNYIPLSVAKDANLWVTQFDGKVIEDAGLLKMDFLGLKTLTIIKNAIQLIEENHGIKIDPDSIPLDDKKTYELFQRGDTISIFQFESPGMQKHLKDLKPDKFEDLIAMNALYRPGPMEYIPTFIKRKHGLEKIKYDFDVTEDLLSETYGVTVYQEQVMLLSQRLAGFSKGDADVLRKAMGKKQITVLQDMKSKFLAGCESNGHDTKVAEKVWTDWEAFASYAFNKSHATCYSFVAFQTAYLKAHYPAEYMAATLDSQGNIESISFFMEECRNMNIPVLGPDINESNFKFSVNQKGEIRIGLGALKGVGEAAVLDIVAERKANGIFSSIYDLVRRINLRSANKKTFESLAFAGAFDCFKSIHRAQYFYTDAGSEQIFLEKIVRYGNNVQEGKNAAQHSLFGDSVEDAQVPEPPVPVCEEWGLLEKLHREKEVIGMFISGHPLDTYKIEMGFCSNKLSDLNDLPKLRNKDVTVAGMITGVNHRVAKTGNPFGNFTLEDYSGSYQFTLFAEPYLKMKHFLVPNSFLFLNGKVETRWKTTDQFEYKIGQMQLLSDVREKKIKSITLEMSLSALSDGFINEVNELIVANPGNVNVKVKVNESGEKISIDMPSKKFKVNPTNEFLEKIKSKHGLEYQFN, encoded by the coding sequence ATGGATTTTTCTCACTTGCATGTTCATACCCAGTTTTCGCTGTTGGATGGAGCTGCCGATATTTCAAAACTCTTTAAAAAAGCAAAAGCCGATGGTATGAAAGCCATGGCCATTACCGACCATGGAAATATGTTTGGTGTGTTTAAATTCGTTGCCGAAGCCGGTAAACACGGTGTAAAACCAATTGTAGGCTGCGAATTTTACGTGGTAGAAGATCGCCACAAAAAGCAATTTACCAAGGAAGCACGTGATGTTCGTTACCATCAATTGTTTTTAGCCAAGAATGCCGAAGGCTATCAAAACCTTTCACGTCTGTGTTCACTTGGATACATTGAAGGCTTGTACAGCAAATGGCCTCGTATTGATAAAGAACTTATTTTAAAATACCATAAAGGATTAATTGCAACAACCTGCTGCTTAGGTGCCGAAGTGCCGCGCACCATAATGCAAAAAGGTGAGGAAGAAGGCGAAAAGGTATTTAAATGGTGGCTCGATTTGTTTGGCGAAGATTACTACATCGAATTGCAACGACACGAAATTGATGATCAAAATACTGTAAATGAAGTATTGTTGCGTTGGGCAGTGAAATACAATGTAAAGGTGATTGCCAGCAACGATTCACATTACGTTGACCAGCAAGATTACAATGCGCACGACATATTGCTTTGCGTGAATACTGGCGATATGCAAAGCACCCCAAAGGCCACCGATGAGGAAGGTGGCAAAGGCTATCGTTTTGGTTTCCCAAACGATCAGTTTTATTTTAAGTCAACCGCCGAAATGAGTGCCTTGTTTCATGATGTTCCGCAGGCCATTGATAACACCAACGAAATAGTTGATAAAATTGACACGCTAAAACTAAAGCGTGATATATTAGTTCCGCATTTTCCTATACCTCAAGGATTTATTGATGCCGATGACTATTTGCGTCATTTAACTTTTGAAGGTGCCCACAAACGCTACAGCGAATTAACCGCCGATATTGAAGAGCGACTCAATTTTGAATTGCACACCATTAAAACAATGGGCTTCCCGGGATACTTTTTAATTGTGGCCGATTTCATTAAAGCCGGTCGCGATTTAGGCGTACTTATTGGTCCGGGGCGTGGAAGTGCTGCTGGTTCGGCTGTAGCTTATTGCATTGGAATTACCAACATTGATCCCATAAAATACAAATTGCTGTTTGAGCGTTTCTTAAATCCTGAGCGCAAGAGCATGCCCGATATCGATACCGATTTCGACGATATTGGCCGTCAAAAGGTGTTGGATTATGTGATTGATAAATATGGTAAGAATCAGGTAGCACAAATTATTAACTACGGTACAATGGCTGCTAAGTCGGCTATTAAAGATGTTGCTCGGGTAATGGATTTGCATTTGAGTGAATCGGTTAAGCTTACCCAATTAGTGCCCGATAGGCCAGGAACTACGCTCGAAGAAGCTTTTAAAACAGTTCCCGAACTTGAAGCCATTCGTAACGGTGATGATTTACGTGCGCAAGTTTTAAAAGAAGCCATTAAGTTGGAAGGCTCTGTTCGGAATACCGGTATACATGCTTCGGCTGTTATTATTGCTCCCGACGATTTGCTAAATTACATTCCCTTGAGTGTTGCCAAAGATGCCAATTTGTGGGTAACTCAATTCGATGGTAAAGTAATTGAAGATGCCGGTTTGTTGAAGATGGATTTTCTGGGTTTGAAAACACTTACCATCATTAAAAATGCCATTCAGCTTATTGAAGAAAACCACGGTATTAAAATAGATCCGGATTCCATTCCGCTCGACGATAAAAAGACTTACGAATTGTTTCAACGTGGCGATACCATTAGCATATTTCAGTTTGAGAGCCCGGGTATGCAAAAGCATTTAAAGGATTTGAAGCCCGATAAGTTTGAAGATTTAATTGCCATGAATGCCTTGTATCGTCCGGGTCCTATGGAGTATATTCCGACCTTCATTAAGCGCAAACATGGGCTCGAAAAAATAAAATACGATTTTGATGTTACCGAGGATTTGCTTTCTGAAACCTATGGTGTAACAGTGTATCAAGAGCAGGTGATGTTGCTTTCGCAGCGCTTGGCAGGCTTTAGTAAAGGCGATGCCGATGTTTTGCGAAAGGCAATGGGAAAAAAGCAAATTACGGTGCTGCAGGATATGAAAAGCAAATTTTTGGCAGGCTGTGAAAGCAATGGGCACGACACCAAAGTTGCCGAAAAAGTGTGGACCGATTGGGAAGCCTTTGCCAGTTATGCTTTTAATAAGAGTCATGCTACCTGTTATTCCTTTGTAGCATTTCAAACCGCTTATTTAAAAGCGCATTATCCTGCTGAATACATGGCTGCTACCTTAGATAGCCAAGGAAATATTGAGAGTATTTCGTTTTTCATGGAAGAGTGCCGCAACATGAATATTCCGGTTCTTGGACCGGATATTAACGAGAGTAATTTTAAGTTTTCGGTAAATCAAAAAGGTGAAATACGCATTGGTTTAGGTGCTTTAAAAGGAGTAGGGGAAGCAGCCGTGCTCGACATTGTTGCCGAACGAAAAGCAAATGGAATTTTCAGTTCTATTTATGACTTGGTGCGCCGAATTAATTTACGCTCAGCCAATAAAAAGACATTTGAAAGTCTTGCCTTTGCAGGAGCTTTCGATTGTTTTAAGAGTATACACCGCGCACAGTATTTTTATACAGATGCTGGTTCAGAGCAAATTTTTTTAGAGAAAATTGTGCGCTATGGTAACAATGTGCAAGAAGGAAAAAATGCAGCGCAGCATTCTTTATTTGGCGATTCGGTAGAGGATGCTCAAGTTCCGGAACCACCTGTTCCAGTTTGTGAAGAGTGGGGTTTGCTCGAAAAATTGCACCGCGAAAAAGAAGTGATTGGAATGTTTATTTCGGGCCATCCTTTAGATACTTATAAAATTGAAATGGGATTTTGTTCGAATAAGTTGAGCGATTTAAACGACTTACCAAAATTGCGGAACAAGGATGTAACGGTAGCAGGAATGATTACCGGAGTAAATCACAGGGTTGCTAAAACCGGAAATCCGTTTGGCAATTTTACACTTGAAGATTATAGTGGAAGCTACCAGTTTACCTTGTTTGCCGAGCCTTATTTAAAGATGAAACATTTTTTGGTTCCCAATTCATTTCTATTCCTTAACGGGAAGGTAGAAACACGTTGGAAAACAACCGATCAGTTTGAATACAAGATTGGTCAAATGCAATTGTTGAGCGATGTGCGCGAGAAAAAAATAAAATCGATTACGCTCGAAATGAGTTTGTCGGCACTCTCCGATGGTTTTATAAATGAGGTAAACGAATTAATTGTAGCGAATCCTGGAAATGTAAACGTTAAAGTAAAAGTAAACGAATCGGGCGAAAAGATATCCATTGACATGCCTTCCAAAAAATTTAAGGTAAATCCTACCAACGAATTTTTGGAGAAAATTAAATCCAAACATGGGCTGGAGTATCAATTTAATTGA
- a CDS encoding DUF2442 domain-containing protein → MIIIHTIKDISFSGNLLILKIDEKVIQLSLDKLSPKLMAANEMQRSFYKVSPSGYGIHWPLIDEDISVEAILKQN, encoded by the coding sequence ATGATAATTATACATACTATTAAAGATATTAGCTTTTCAGGCAACTTGCTGATACTTAAGATTGATGAAAAGGTGATTCAGTTAAGCCTTGATAAATTATCACCCAAACTTATGGCTGCTAATGAAATGCAGCGTAGTTTTTATAAAGTATCTCCTTCAGGTTATGGAATTCATTGGCCTTTGATTGATGAAGATATTTCAGTTGAAGCAATTCTTAAACAAAATTAA
- a CDS encoding DUF1828 domain-containing protein produces the protein MDIKSTIENNFKEKVCKEVRLVAEGVDRFRVFTPFQFDDGDHFAIVLKKVGNNWILSDEGHTYMHLSYIMDVRSLEKDKRAKIVSNAISNFGITETKGVLTALLNPENSGNIFYNYIQGLIKITDVTYLSRENVRSTFWEDFKTFIMEHTPKDRIEFNYHDKKNDPKELYSVDCKLNGMAKPLYIFAINGDDKCNSATISLYQHEKWNSNFRSVSIFEDQETINRKVLARFSDVCDKQFSNLNSNKERIGKFLAEIIEK, from the coding sequence ATGGACATAAAAAGCACCATAGAGAATAATTTCAAAGAGAAAGTTTGCAAGGAAGTTCGTCTTGTTGCAGAAGGCGTAGACAGATTTCGTGTCTTCACCCCCTTTCAATTTGATGATGGTGATCATTTCGCTATTGTTCTCAAAAAGGTCGGAAACAACTGGATACTTTCAGACGAAGGACATACATACATGCATCTGAGTTACATTATGGATGTAAGGTCATTGGAGAAAGACAAGCGAGCAAAAATTGTCAGCAACGCAATTTCAAATTTTGGTATTACTGAAACAAAAGGTGTTCTGACTGCTTTGTTAAACCCAGAAAACAGTGGCAATATTTTTTACAACTACATTCAAGGACTAATCAAAATAACTGATGTTACTTATTTAAGCCGTGAAAATGTTCGTTCAACTTTTTGGGAGGACTTCAAAACTTTCATAATGGAACATACTCCAAAAGATAGAATTGAATTTAATTACCATGATAAAAAGAATGACCCGAAAGAGCTTTATAGTGTGGATTGTAAGCTAAATGGTATGGCTAAACCATTGTACATTTTTGCAATTAATGGTGATGACAAATGCAACTCTGCAACTATAAGTTTGTATCAACACGAAAAATGGAATAGCAATTTTCGCTCTGTGTCAATATTTGAAGACCAGGAAACAATCAATCGAAAAGTTCTTGCAAGGTTTAGTGATGTTTGTGACAAGCAATTTTCAAATTTAAATTCAAACAAAGAGCGAATCGGAAAGTTCCTTGCAGAAATTATAGAAAAGTGA